CTCTGCTTTTGAACGCATCGTCGGCCTCAAAAAATCGGACCTGGTCGGAAAGACAATTCGTGAGGTGTACTCTGAAACGGAACAGTACTGGCTCGATTTCTTCCGCGAAGTTGTGCTCAATCGTCAACCTGCTAAACTCGTCGATTACCACAAGGACACTGATAAATACTACGAGGTGATAGCATACAGCCCCAAAGAAAACCACCTGGCCACGATTATGACTGATATAACAGAGCGCAAGAAAGCGGAACTGCGTATCCGTGACAGCGAAGAACGTCTAAACCAGATTATTATGGGCAATGCTGTAGCCACTTTCGTGATCGATAAAAACCATAGGATTACACACTGGAATCATGCCTGCGAAAAACTGACCGGCATGTCCCGTTACGAGGTTATCGGTACCGACCGTCAATGGGAAGCTTTCTATACCGAAAAACGGCCGATTATGGCGGACCTGTTGATCGACGGTTTGCCGGAAGATGAAATCGCGCGTCATTATTCGGAATCATTCCGCAGATCTTCCCTGATTTCAGGTGCTTATGAGTCCGAGGAATATTTCTCCGAGCTTCAAAAAGAAGGGATCTGGATATATATTACCACGGCACCTATCCGAAACTCAAAGGGCAAGTTAATCGGCGCGATCGAAACCCTGCAGGATATCACTGTACGTAAACGTGCACTCGAAAGCCTGGGTGAAAGCGAAGAGCGCTTCCGCACCGTTTCTCAGCAGGCGTTAATGGGTATCCTGATCTTCCAGGACAACCGTCTCAAATTCGTCAACAACGCCTTTACCAGAATAGTCGGCTACTCAGTTGAAGAGTTGCATGAAAAGTATGCAGATGAGCTCGATCAGCTTATTCATGAGGATGACCGCCAGCTTGCTCAAGAACTGCGCCAGAAACTGAATTCGAGAGATGACAAATACCTTGAGCGTGTGAGCTGGAGAGTGCTGACCAAAGACGGCGAGGTACGCTGGGTGGATAATTTTGCCAAACGCATAACCTACAAGGGCAAACCCGCGGATATTTTCTCTGTGTCGGATATTACCGATCGTGTGCGAGCCGAACTCGAACTCGAATCCGAGAAGGAACGTCTCAATGTCACCCTCCGCTCAATCGGCGATGGTGTCATAGCTACCGACCGCGAACACAATATCATCCTGTTCAATAAAGTGGCCGAGGTGATGACAGGTTTCAGCGAAGAAGAAGCACTCGGTAAACCACTGCAGGAAGTGTTTAACATTATGAATGACAGCACTCGTGAGAAAGTGGAAAATCCCGTACAGCAGGTATTGTCCGATGGCACGATTATCAATCTGAGCGACAACACCGTGCTTATCTCCCGCGATGGACGTGAACGGAGTATTGCCGACAGCGGTGCTCCTATTCGCGACCACGATGGTAATGTTGTCGGTGTCGTTATTGTGTTCCGGGATATCACCGAAACCAAGCGCCTGCAGGAGTTCGCCTCCCGTGCCCAGAGGCTCGAAACGGCCGGCCGGATTGCCGGTCAGGTCGCCCATGATTTCAATAATCTGCTGGGCCCCCTGACAGCTTATCCGTCATTGATAAGAGATGAGATCCCCGCAGACCATATAGCCACTGAATACGTCAACCAGATCGAAAAATCAGCGCGCCAGATGGCAGATATCAATCAACAGCTATTGACCCTCGGCAGGCGGGGCCACTATGCGCTGGAACCGCTGAACCTGAACGAGATCGTTTTGCAGGTGATCAAGCAACTCTATCCTCTCACGGAATCGATCGCAGTCGATACAGATCTCGCGGAGGATCTCTTCAATATCCGCGGGGGAGCTTCGCAAATCTACCGGGTGGTGGCTAACCTGGTATCCAATGCCCTCGATGCCATCAAAGAAACCGGCGGTATCAGGATCTCTACTGAGAATTTTTACTCCGACAGAATATCGGGACGCTACGGCCAGGTTCCCAAGGGAGAGTATGTCAAGCTGACAGTTACCGACAGCGGAGAAGGTATCCAGCCTGAGTTGATGCCTAAGATATTTGATCCGTTTTTCACTACCAAGATGGCTGAGGGACGGCGTGGATCCGGCCTGGGATTATCGGTTGTGCATTCCGTAATCGAGGATCATCACGGCTATATCGATGTCAGTTCCACCCCGGGCAAGGGAACATCGTTTTTCCTGTACTTCCCGATCACGCGCGAGAGTGCACTCTCGCCGGTCAGCGACAAGATCATCGGGGGGCATGAGGAAATCCTCGTTGTCGACGATGATCCGACCCAGCGCGAAGTTACCCGCGTCATCCTCGAAAAACTGGGCTACCGTACTACCACGGCCAAAAGCGGAGAGGAAGCCCTCGTTATCATCGAACGCAAGAGCTTTGATCTTATGATTCTCGATATGATCATGCCAGGTGGTATC
The DNA window shown above is from Candidatus Zixiibacteriota bacterium and carries:
- a CDS encoding PAS domain S-box protein encodes the protein IHETDPDYHPTLEEAIEFYAPEYREMVSNAVQASLEEGKTFDFEAEIITRRGRRKWVRALGQPELKDGRAVKLFGTFQEITDIKKAELKLRETEERFSLAMRGSNDGFSDWTDVSSDKIWWSPRFFELLGYKPFEFQPTMGKFKELLHPEDHKKVSQAIEDHFENDNDFDVEYRLLHKSGEYRWFHARGETQRDEEGKPVRMSGAVRDITIRKQTEMALKQSERNLRMLFEQMVSGFAQLEMTTGPEEETPDFKYLDVNSAFERIVGLKKSDLVGKTIREVYSETEQYWLDFFREVVLNRQPAKLVDYHKDTDKYYEVIAYSPKENHLATIMTDITERKKAELRIRDSEERLNQIIMGNAVATFVIDKNHRITHWNHACEKLTGMSRYEVIGTDRQWEAFYTEKRPIMADLLIDGLPEDEIARHYSESFRRSSLISGAYESEEYFSELQKEGIWIYITTAPIRNSKGKLIGAIETLQDITVRKRALESLGESEERFRTVSQQALMGILIFQDNRLKFVNNAFTRIVGYSVEELHEKYADELDQLIHEDDRQLAQELRQKLNSRDDKYLERVSWRVLTKDGEVRWVDNFAKRITYKGKPADIFSVSDITDRVRAELELESEKERLNVTLRSIGDGVIATDREHNIILFNKVAEVMTGFSEEEALGKPLQEVFNIMNDSTREKVENPVQQVLSDGTIINLSDNTVLISRDGRERSIADSGAPIRDHDGNVVGVVIVFRDITETKRLQEFASRAQRLETAGRIAGQVAHDFNNLLGPLTAYPSLIRDEIPADHIATEYVNQIEKSARQMADINQQLLTLGRRGHYALEPLNLNEIVLQVIKQLYPLTESIAVDTDLAEDLFNIRGGASQIYRVVANLVSNALDAIKETGGIRISTENFYSDRISGRYGQVPKGEYVKLTVTDSGEGIQPELMPKIFDPFFTTKMAEGRRGSGLGLSVVHSVIEDHHGYIDVSSTPGKGTSFFLYFPITRESALSPVSDKIIGGHEEILVVDDDPTQREVTRVILEKLGYRTTTAKSGEEALVIIERKSFDLMILDMIMPGGIDGAETYRRALEIRSPQKAVIVSGYAESERVDEAVRLGASLFLRKPVTIKSIAHAVR